In a single window of the Dryobates pubescens isolate bDryPub1 chromosome Z, bDryPub1.pri, whole genome shotgun sequence genome:
- the SEC61A2 gene encoding protein transport protein Sec61 subunit alpha, which translates to MGIKFLEVIKPFCAVLPEIQKPERKIQFREKVLWTAITLFIFLVCCQIPLFGIMSSDSADPFYWMRVILASNRGTLMELGISPIVTSGLIMQLLAGAKIIEVGDTPKDRALFNGAQKLFGMIITIGQAIVYVMTGMYGDPAEMGAGICLLIIIQLFVAGLIVLLLDELLQKGYGLGSGISLFIATNICETIVWKAFSPTTINTGRGTEFEGAVIALFHLLATRTDKVRALREAFYRQNLPNLMNLIATVFVFAVVIYFQGFRVDLPIKSARYRGQYSSYPIKLFYTSNIPIILQSALVSNLYVISQMLSVRFSGNFLVNLLGQWADVSGGGPARSYPVGGLCYYLSPPESMGAIFEDPVHVIVYIIFMLGSCAFFSKTWIEVSGSSAKDVAKQLKEQQMVMRGHRDTSMVHELNRYIPTAAAFGGLCIGALSVLADFLGAIGSGTGILLAVTIIYQYFEIFVKEQAEVGGVGALFF; encoded by the exons ATGGGCA TTAAATTTTTAGAAGTTATTAAGCCATTCTGTGCAGTGTTACCTGAAATCCAGAAACCAGAAAGAAAG ATCCAGTTCAGAGAGAAGGTGCTATGGACGGCCATCACGCTCTTCATTTTCTTAGTATGCTGCCAG ATACCTTTGTTTGGAATCATGTCGTCGGATTCGGCAGATCCGTTCTATTGGATGCGAGTCATTCTTGCGTCAAACAGAG GTACTTTGATGGAATTAGGTATTTCACCCATTGTGACATCTGGTTTGATCATGCAGCTGCTAGCTGGAGCGAAGATCATTGAAGTTGGAGATACGCCAAAAGACAGAGCCTTGTTCAATGGAGCTCAGAAAT TATTTGGGATGATTATTACCATTGGGCAAGCCATTGTGTATGTTATGACTGGAATGTATGGAGATCCTGCTGAAATGGGTGCTGGAATTTGTCTTCTTATTATAATTCAG CTGTTTGTTGCTGGTTTGATTGTGTTGCTTTTAGATGAGTTGCTACAGAAAGGTTATGGCTTGGGGTCTGGGATTTCCCTGTTCATTGCTACCAATATCTGTGAAACCATCGTCTGGAAGGCTTTCAGTCCCACCACCATCAACACTGGCAGAG GAACAGAGTTTGAGGGTGCTGTCATTGCATTATTTCATCTTCTGGCTACAAGAACTGACAAAGTGCGGGCTCTGCGGGAAGCATTTTACCGACAGAATTTGCCCAATCTTATGAATCTGATTGCTACCGTGTTTGTATTTGCTGTAGTCATTTATTTCCAG GGATTTCGTGTCGATTTACCCATCAAGTCTGCACGATACCGTGGACAGTACAGCAGCTATCCTATCAAGCTCTTCTATACCTCCAACATTCCCATCATTCTGCAGTCTGCCTTAGTTTCAAACCTCTATGTTATTTCCCAGATGCTGTCTGTTCGGTTTAGTGGCAATTTCTTGGTGAACTTACTAGGACAGTGGGCA GACGTCAGTGGTGGTGGTCCTGCTCGCTCTTACCCTGTTGGTGGCCTGTGCTACTACTTGTCCCCACCAGAATCCATGGGTGCAATATTTGAGGATCCCGTCCATGTAATAGTTTATATAATATTTATGTTGGGATCTTGTGCATTCTTCTCGAAGACTTGGATTGAGGTGTCTGGCTCATCAGCAAAGGAT GTTGCCAAGCAACTCAAAGAACAGCAAATGGTGATGAGAGGCCACAGGGATACTTCAATGGTGCATGAGCTTAACAG GTACATCCCTACAGCAGCTGCATTTGGTGGTCTGTGCATTGGTGCACTTTCAGTACTGGCTGACTTTCTAGGAGCCATTGGGTCAGGCACTGGCATTCTGCTGGCGGTCACTATTATTTATCAGTATTTTGAAATCTTTGTAAAAGAACAAGCTGAAGTTGGAGGAGTAGGTGCATTATTTTTCTAG
- the NUDT5 gene encoding ADP-sugar pyrophosphatase isoform X2, which translates to MAAETSSEVPKTARQSVVKEEVIVERKWLKLEETTYTDPFGKTRTWETVKRTGNKKGVSADGVAVIAVLQRTLHYDCIVLVKQFRPPINGYCLEFPAGLIEENETAESAALRELEEETGYKGEVTECTPALCLDPGMSNSTTHIVSVVINGDEAENTRPKQKLDDGGMLHGCAHSDSKNLWKLFHFQRMTCCKELMNL; encoded by the exons AtggcagcagagacatcctcagaAGTTCCAAAAACTGCTAGACAGTCCGTGGTTAAAGAAGAG GTAATTGTAGAAAGAAAATGGTTGAAACTTGAAGAAACAACTTACACTGATCCCTTTGGTAAAACCAG GACTTGGGAGACTGTAAAGCGTACTGGCAACAAAAAGGGTGTTTCAGCTGATG GTGTGGCTGTgattgcagtgctgcagagaactCTCCACTATGACTGCATTGTCCTAGTGAAACAGTTCAGGCCCCCAATTAATGGTTATTGCTTGGAGTTTCCTGCAG GCCTCATTGAGGAAAATGAGACTGCGGAAAGTGCTGCGTTGCGAGAGCTGGAGGAAGAAACCGGGTACAAGGGGGAAGTTACCGAATGTACTCCAG ctctctgcttggACCCAGGGATGTCAAACAGCACAACACACATTGTGAGCGTCGTCATTAATGGGGATGAGGCTGAGAACACAAGACCTAAGCAAAAACTTG ATGATGGAGGTATGTTACATGGCTGTGCTCACAGTGACAGTAAG aATTTGTGGAAGTTATTTCACTTCCAAAGAATGACCTGCTGCAAAGAATTGATG aacTTGTAA
- the NUDT5 gene encoding ADP-sugar pyrophosphatase isoform X1, which translates to MAAETSSEVPKTARQSVVKEEVIVERKWLKLEETTYTDPFGKTRTWETVKRTGNKKGVSADGVAVIAVLQRTLHYDCIVLVKQFRPPINGYCLEFPAGLIEENETAESAALRELEEETGYKGEVTECTPALCLDPGMSNSTTHIVSVVINGDEAENTRPKQKLEFVEVISLPKNDLLQRIDELVTEEHLAVDARVYTYALAMKHAAEKPLQVPFMKF; encoded by the exons AtggcagcagagacatcctcagaAGTTCCAAAAACTGCTAGACAGTCCGTGGTTAAAGAAGAG GTAATTGTAGAAAGAAAATGGTTGAAACTTGAAGAAACAACTTACACTGATCCCTTTGGTAAAACCAG GACTTGGGAGACTGTAAAGCGTACTGGCAACAAAAAGGGTGTTTCAGCTGATG GTGTGGCTGTgattgcagtgctgcagagaactCTCCACTATGACTGCATTGTCCTAGTGAAACAGTTCAGGCCCCCAATTAATGGTTATTGCTTGGAGTTTCCTGCAG GCCTCATTGAGGAAAATGAGACTGCGGAAAGTGCTGCGTTGCGAGAGCTGGAGGAAGAAACCGGGTACAAGGGGGAAGTTACCGAATGTACTCCAG ctctctgcttggACCCAGGGATGTCAAACAGCACAACACACATTGTGAGCGTCGTCATTAATGGGGATGAGGCTGAGAACACAAGACCTAAGCAAAAACTTG aATTTGTGGAAGTTATTTCACTTCCAAAGAATGACCTGCTGCAAAGAATTGATG aacTTGTAACAGAGGAACACCTTGCAGTGGATGCCAGGGTTTATACTTACGCATTGGCCATGAAGCATGCAGCAGAAAAACCGCTCCAAGTTCCTTTTATGAAGTTCTAA